One genomic segment of Actinoplanes ianthinogenes includes these proteins:
- a CDS encoding 3-oxoacid CoA-transferase subunit B, translated as MSLNKHEMAALVARDIEPGSFVNLGIGQPTLVADHLPADAGIVLHTENGMLNMGPAAVGDQIDPDLTNAGKVPVTELPGSAYFHHADSFAMMRGGHLDVCVLGAFQVSAAGDLANWHTGEPDAIPAVGGAMDLAVGAKSVYVMMTLFTKDGTPKLVPECTYPLTGLRCISRVYTDLATFVITEDGVAVRETFGISFDELSSRLEVPLRQAQPA; from the coding sequence ATGAGCCTGAACAAGCATGAGATGGCTGCACTGGTGGCTCGGGACATCGAGCCCGGCTCGTTCGTGAACCTGGGGATCGGGCAGCCCACGCTGGTCGCCGACCACCTGCCGGCCGACGCGGGGATCGTGCTGCACACCGAGAACGGGATGCTCAACATGGGCCCGGCCGCGGTCGGCGACCAGATCGACCCCGACCTGACCAATGCGGGGAAGGTGCCGGTCACCGAGCTGCCCGGGTCGGCGTATTTCCACCATGCCGACTCGTTCGCGATGATGCGCGGCGGGCATCTGGACGTCTGTGTGCTCGGCGCGTTCCAGGTGTCGGCGGCCGGCGATCTGGCGAACTGGCACACCGGCGAGCCGGATGCGATCCCGGCGGTCGGCGGGGCGATGGATCTCGCGGTCGGGGCGAAAAGCGTCTACGTGATGATGACGCTGTTCACCAAGGACGGGACGCCGAAACTGGTGCCGGAGTGCACGTATCCGTTGACCGGCCTGCGGTGCATCAGCCGGGTCTACACCGACCTGGCGACCTTCGTGATCACCGAGGACGGTGTGGCGGTGCGGGAGACGTTCGGGATCTCGTTCGACGAGCTCAGTTCCCGGTTGGAGGTGCCGTTGCGGCAAGCCCAGCCGGCATGA
- a CDS encoding 3-oxoacid CoA-transferase subunit A, whose amino-acid sequence MTAKVCDSTAEAVAGIRDGSTVLIGGFGMAGMPVELIDALIEQGATDLTVVSNNAGNGDTGLAALLAKGRVRKMICSFPRQADSWVFDGLYRAGKIELEVVPQGNLAERMRAAGAGIGAFYCPTGVGTPLAEGKETRVIDGRTYVLEFPIKGDVALIGAHRSDRMGNLVYRKTARNFGPVMATAGSLVIAQVNEVVETGTLDPEVIVTPSIYVDRVVAA is encoded by the coding sequence ATGACCGCAAAGGTCTGTGACAGCACGGCGGAGGCGGTCGCCGGGATCCGGGACGGGTCGACGGTGCTGATCGGCGGGTTCGGCATGGCCGGGATGCCGGTCGAGCTGATCGACGCGCTGATCGAGCAGGGCGCCACCGACCTGACCGTGGTGTCGAACAACGCCGGCAACGGGGACACCGGCCTCGCCGCGCTGCTCGCCAAGGGACGGGTGCGCAAGATGATCTGTTCCTTCCCCCGGCAGGCCGACTCCTGGGTGTTCGACGGGCTCTACCGGGCCGGGAAGATCGAGTTGGAGGTGGTCCCGCAGGGCAACCTGGCCGAGCGGATGCGCGCGGCGGGAGCCGGGATCGGCGCGTTCTACTGCCCGACCGGGGTGGGGACGCCGCTCGCCGAGGGCAAGGAAACCCGGGTGATCGACGGCCGGACCTATGTCCTGGAGTTCCCGATCAAGGGCGACGTCGCGCTGATCGGGGCCCACCGGTCGGACCGGATGGGCAACCTGGTGTATCGCAAGACCGCTCGCAACTTCGGGCCGGTGATGGCGACCGCCGGGTCGCTGGTGATAGCCCAGGTCAATGAGGTGGTCGAGACCGGCACGCTCGACCCGGAAGTGATCGTGACCCCGAGCATCTACGTCGACCGGGTGGTGGCGGCATGA
- a CDS encoding thiolase family protein, whose product MTSAYLYAAVRTPFGRFGGALAEVRPDDLAATALQGVLSRAPGLDPATIGDVVWGCANQAGEDNRNVGRMAVLLAGLPVSVPATTVNRLCGSSLDAAIIGSRTIESGDADVVVAGGVESMTRAPWVLPKPSRAFPAGNVTAVSTTLGWRLVNENMPTEWTISLGECNEMLGEKFSISRERQDAFAARSHNLAAAAWDEGFYSDLVVPVGDLSRDEGIRPDSSVEKLARLKPSFRPTGTITAGNASPLNDGASAILLGSEAAAERIGSAPIARIAGRGVSAIEPQMFGYAPVEAAERALSRAGITWDDVTAVELNEAFAVQSLACVDAWNIDPEMVNAKGGAIAIGHPLGASGGRILGTLAARLRESGGRWGVAAICIGVGQALAVVLENVA is encoded by the coding sequence ATGACTTCCGCCTACCTCTACGCCGCGGTTCGCACGCCGTTCGGCCGCTTCGGCGGCGCCCTCGCCGAGGTCCGCCCGGATGACCTGGCCGCGACCGCCCTCCAGGGCGTCCTGAGCAGAGCGCCCGGCCTCGATCCCGCGACCATCGGCGACGTGGTGTGGGGTTGTGCCAACCAGGCGGGCGAGGACAACCGCAACGTCGGCCGGATGGCCGTGCTGCTCGCCGGCCTGCCGGTGTCGGTGCCGGCCACCACGGTCAACCGGCTGTGCGGCTCGTCGCTCGACGCGGCGATCATCGGGTCGCGCACGATCGAGTCCGGTGACGCCGACGTGGTCGTGGCCGGCGGCGTGGAGTCGATGACCCGCGCGCCGTGGGTGCTGCCGAAACCGTCGCGGGCGTTCCCGGCCGGCAACGTGACCGCGGTGTCCACCACGCTGGGCTGGCGGCTGGTCAACGAGAACATGCCGACCGAGTGGACGATCTCGCTCGGCGAGTGCAACGAGATGCTCGGCGAGAAGTTCTCGATCTCGCGGGAGCGGCAGGATGCCTTCGCCGCCCGGTCGCACAACCTTGCCGCCGCGGCCTGGGACGAGGGCTTCTACTCCGACCTGGTGGTCCCGGTCGGCGATCTCTCCCGGGACGAGGGCATCCGCCCGGACAGCAGCGTCGAGAAACTGGCGAGACTGAAGCCGTCCTTCCGTCCCACCGGGACGATCACCGCCGGTAACGCCTCCCCGCTCAATGACGGCGCTTCGGCGATCCTGCTGGGCAGCGAGGCGGCCGCCGAGCGGATCGGCAGCGCCCCGATCGCCCGGATCGCCGGGCGCGGGGTGTCCGCGATCGAGCCGCAGATGTTCGGTTACGCGCCGGTCGAGGCCGCCGAGCGGGCCCTGTCCCGGGCCGGGATCACCTGGGACGACGTGACCGCCGTCGAGCTGAACGAGGCGTTCGCCGTGCAGTCACTGGCCTGCGTCGACGCGTGGAACATCGACCCGGAGATGGTCAACGCCAAGGGCGGGGCGATCGCCATCGGCCACCCGCTCGGCGCGTCCGGTGGCCGGATCCTCGGCACCCTGGCCGCCCGGCTCAGGGAGTCCGGCGGCCGCTGGGGCGTCGCGGCGATCTGCATCGGCGTCGGCCAGGCCCTCGCCGTGGTCCTGGAGAATGTGGCATGA
- a CDS encoding LysR substrate-binding domain-containing protein: MELRHLRSFAALAEERHFGRAAERLHIAQPALSQQIKQLEREFGVELVSRTTRRVELTEAGRRFAEHARAVLGSVERAATDMSMVAAGQAGRVSVGFIGTATYDLLPQATREVRRLLPDVRLELHGELLSPALLDGLLDGTYDLVVLRPDGLTRPEADIRVLRSERLIAVLPDWHDLADRDYIDLAELAPDPFVTHFSGHRSSMHEHVLAACAAAGFRPTSIMEVGETATLVVFVAAGLGVALVPEAVRSLDLEGVAYVLLTDAPRIDLAIATRTGETSPAVRQVADIVIRCSAPG; this comes from the coding sequence ATGGAACTGCGGCACCTGCGCTCGTTCGCCGCCCTCGCCGAGGAGCGGCACTTCGGCCGGGCCGCCGAGCGCCTGCACATCGCCCAGCCGGCCCTGTCCCAGCAGATCAAGCAGCTGGAGCGGGAGTTCGGCGTCGAGCTGGTCAGCCGCACCACCCGCCGGGTCGAGCTGACCGAGGCCGGCCGGCGCTTCGCCGAGCACGCCCGGGCGGTGCTCGGCTCGGTCGAGCGGGCCGCCACCGACATGTCCATGGTCGCCGCAGGCCAGGCCGGCCGGGTGTCGGTCGGCTTCATCGGCACCGCCACCTACGACCTGTTGCCGCAGGCCACCCGCGAGGTCCGCCGCCTGCTCCCGGACGTCCGCCTGGAACTGCACGGCGAGCTGCTCAGCCCCGCGCTGCTCGACGGCCTGCTCGACGGCACCTATGACCTGGTCGTCCTGCGCCCCGACGGCCTGACTCGCCCCGAGGCCGACATCCGGGTGCTCCGCTCGGAACGCCTGATCGCCGTCCTGCCCGACTGGCACGACCTCGCCGACCGCGACTACATCGACCTGGCCGAGCTGGCCCCGGACCCGTTCGTCACGCACTTCTCCGGCCATCGCTCGTCGATGCACGAACACGTCCTCGCCGCCTGCGCCGCGGCCGGCTTCCGGCCGACCTCGATCATGGAGGTCGGCGAGACCGCCACCCTCGTCGTCTTCGTCGCCGCCGGCCTCGGCGTCGCCCTGGTCCCCGAGGCCGTCCGCAGCCTCGACCTCGAGGGCGTCGCCTACGTCCTGCTCACCGACGCCCCCAGGATCGACCTCGCGATCGCCACCCGCACCGGCGAGACCTCACCGGCCGTCCGCCAGGTCGCCGACATCGTCATCCGCTGTTCCGCCCCCGGCTGA
- a CDS encoding maleylacetate reductase: MSLRFTHETLPQRVVFGSHAESLAPEVARLGTRPMVITTRPADVLPGALHHREVVMHVPVEVAERARRAAAEHDVDVLVSIGGGSTTGLAKAVALTTGLPIVAVPTTYAGSEATHIWGLTENGRKTTGPDPRVLPRTVIYDPGLTLSLPVDLSVASGLNALAHCVDAIWSPRADPINQALALAAIQALRSALPRIVREPRGLPGREEMLYGAHLAAVAFASAGSGLHHKICHVLGGMFDLPHAQTHAVVLPYVMALNVPAVPDRIADLLADLPDLWNAVGAPRALRDYGFREADIPAAVEAILPVVPPGNPVPVTAGNLTELLHRAWAGEEPT; encoded by the coding sequence ATGAGCCTGCGCTTCACGCACGAAACGCTGCCGCAGCGAGTGGTGTTCGGCAGTCACGCCGAGAGCCTGGCCCCGGAGGTCGCCCGCCTCGGCACCCGACCGATGGTGATCACCACCCGCCCGGCCGACGTGCTTCCCGGCGCGCTCCACCACCGCGAGGTGGTCATGCACGTCCCCGTCGAGGTCGCCGAGCGTGCCCGCCGGGCCGCCGCCGAGCACGACGTCGACGTGCTGGTCAGCATCGGCGGCGGCTCGACCACCGGCCTGGCCAAGGCGGTCGCGCTCACCACCGGCCTCCCGATCGTCGCGGTGCCCACCACCTACGCCGGCTCGGAGGCCACGCACATCTGGGGCCTGACCGAGAACGGTCGCAAAACCACCGGCCCCGACCCGCGCGTGCTGCCCCGCACCGTCATCTACGACCCCGGCCTCACCCTCTCGCTGCCGGTCGACCTGAGCGTCGCGTCCGGCCTGAACGCCCTGGCCCACTGCGTCGACGCGATCTGGTCACCGCGCGCCGACCCGATCAACCAAGCGCTCGCCCTCGCCGCGATCCAAGCGCTGCGCAGCGCACTTCCCCGCATCGTGCGGGAGCCGCGGGGACTGCCGGGACGCGAGGAAATGCTTTACGGCGCCCACCTGGCCGCGGTCGCCTTCGCGTCGGCCGGTTCCGGACTGCACCACAAGATCTGTCACGTTCTCGGCGGCATGTTCGATCTGCCCCACGCACAAACACATGCCGTCGTCCTGCCGTACGTCATGGCTTTGAATGTGCCCGCGGTCCCGGACCGCATCGCGGACCTCCTGGCCGATCTGCCCGATCTGTGGAATGCGGTGGGAGCGCCGCGGGCGCTGCGCGACTACGGTTTCCGCGAGGCCGACATTCCGGCCGCGGTGGAGGCGATTCTGCCGGTCGTGCCGCCCGGCAATCCGGTCCCCGTCACCGCCGGGAATCTCACCGAACTGCTACACCGCGCCTGGGCGGGAGAGGAGCCCACATGA
- a CDS encoding dioxygenase, translating to MNAEQQDREQRLVERVVASFDNAPDERLKELTQALTRHLHAFIREVRLTESEWRQAIDFLTATGHITDDRRQEFILLSDVFGASMQTITINNEAYRDATEATVVGPFFVEGSPAIPLGGDIAGGAPGQPCWVEGTVTDTEGEPVPHARIEVWEADDDGFYDVQYTEDRIAARGHLFTAADGSYRFWAIVPTPYPIPHDGPVGSMLDAVGRSPMRAAHLHFMVEAAGLRTLTTHIFVRGDDLLDRDSVFGVRDSLVKEFQPQPPGTPAPDGRDLGDRPWSRVRFDIVLAPAS from the coding sequence ATGAACGCCGAGCAGCAGGATCGCGAGCAGCGCCTGGTCGAGCGGGTGGTCGCGTCCTTCGACAATGCGCCCGACGAGCGGTTGAAAGAGCTGACCCAGGCGCTCACCCGGCACCTGCACGCCTTCATCCGGGAGGTGCGGCTGACCGAGTCGGAATGGCGGCAGGCGATCGATTTCCTGACCGCGACCGGCCACATCACCGACGACCGGCGCCAGGAGTTCATTCTGCTCTCCGACGTCTTCGGCGCCTCGATGCAGACCATCACCATCAACAACGAGGCCTATCGGGACGCCACCGAGGCGACCGTCGTCGGGCCGTTCTTCGTCGAGGGCTCACCCGCGATTCCGCTCGGCGGCGACATCGCCGGGGGAGCGCCCGGGCAGCCGTGCTGGGTGGAGGGAACGGTGACCGACACCGAGGGCGAACCGGTGCCGCACGCGCGGATCGAGGTGTGGGAGGCCGACGACGACGGCTTTTACGACGTTCAATACACCGAGGACCGGATCGCCGCCCGCGGGCACCTTTTCACCGCCGCCGACGGAAGCTACCGGTTCTGGGCGATCGTGCCGACGCCCTACCCCATTCCGCACGACGGCCCGGTCGGCAGCATGCTCGACGCCGTCGGGCGCTCGCCGATGCGCGCCGCACACCTGCACTTCATGGTCGAGGCCGCCGGGCTGCGCACTCTGACAACCCACATTTTCGTACGCGGTGACGACCTGCTCGACCGTGACAGCGTGTTCGGAGTCCGCGATTCGCTGGTGAAGGAGTTCCAGCCGCAGCCGCCCGGAACCCCCGCCCCGGACGGCCGCGACCTGGGCGACCGTCCGTGGAGCCGGGTCCGTTTCGACATCGTGCTGGCGCCCGCCTCCTGA
- a CDS encoding NAD-dependent epimerase/dehydratase family protein has translation MAPHFTEGPSMRIAVTGGTGKLGRAVVADLREHGNEVINLDAAAQRPDIRIDLTDYGQTIEALTAIDDRYDRIDAVVHLAAIPAPGLTGNAATFQNNITATYNVFAAAKAAGITNVVWASSETLLGIPFDTPPPYIPLDEEYPARPESRYALVKHLEEEMAGQFCRWDPSLKMVGLRFSNVMESADYAEFPSFDKDPQLRKWNLWGYIDARDGAQAVRKALAYPATGVEVFIIANADTVMSRSSASLAAEVYPGVPVRKELGEHETLLSIDKARRLLGYEPEHTWR, from the coding sequence GTGGCACCTCATTTCACGGAAGGCCCCAGCATGCGGATCGCGGTCACCGGCGGCACCGGCAAACTCGGCCGGGCAGTCGTCGCCGACCTACGGGAACACGGCAACGAGGTGATCAACCTGGATGCCGCGGCGCAGCGCCCGGACATCCGGATCGACCTCACCGATTACGGGCAGACGATCGAGGCGCTCACCGCGATCGACGACCGGTACGACCGGATCGACGCCGTGGTGCACCTCGCTGCCATTCCGGCGCCGGGGCTGACCGGCAACGCGGCCACCTTTCAGAACAACATCACCGCCACCTACAACGTGTTCGCCGCGGCCAAGGCGGCCGGGATCACCAATGTGGTCTGGGCCTCCAGCGAGACCCTGCTCGGTATCCCGTTCGACACGCCGCCGCCCTACATTCCGCTGGACGAGGAGTACCCGGCGCGTCCCGAGTCCCGGTACGCGCTGGTCAAACACCTCGAGGAGGAGATGGCCGGACAGTTCTGCCGGTGGGACCCGAGCCTGAAAATGGTCGGGCTACGGTTCTCGAACGTGATGGAGTCGGCGGATTACGCGGAGTTCCCGTCGTTCGACAAGGACCCGCAACTGCGTAAGTGGAATCTGTGGGGATACATCGACGCCCGGGACGGGGCGCAGGCGGTGCGCAAGGCGCTCGCCTATCCGGCCACCGGGGTCGAGGTGTTCATCATCGCCAATGCGGACACGGTGATGAGCCGTTCCTCGGCGAGCCTGGCGGCCGAGGTCTATCCGGGTGTGCCGGTGCGCAAGGAACTCGGCGAGCACGAGACGCTGCTCTCCATCGACAAGGCGCGGCGTCTGCTCGGCTACGAGCCGGAGCACACCTGGCGCTGA
- a CDS encoding SDR family NAD(P)-dependent oxidoreductase, translating into MKDKVAVITGAGSGIGRALALELARRGARLALSDVNDAGLAETADQVKALGAEVHTAHLDVTDRAAVEAYASTVAAHYGVVHQVYNNAGISGGGRTILDSDWAAIDQTLAVNLFGVIHGTKAFLPHLIASGDGHVVNISSLNGIMAQPTLGAYCASKFGVRGFTEVLRTEMINGGHPVKVTVVHPGGVKTDIASATLRMAQTEGYEVSATEKNRMRVYNEKLLKMPADQAARIIADGVQKGAPRVRVGNDAKMADRLVRFLPRYYPKFVVNLERRLFGKA; encoded by the coding sequence GTGAAAGACAAAGTCGCCGTGATCACCGGGGCCGGCTCCGGCATCGGCCGCGCGCTGGCGCTGGAGCTCGCCCGCCGCGGCGCCCGCCTGGCGCTCAGCGACGTCAACGACGCCGGCCTCGCCGAGACCGCCGACCAGGTCAAGGCGCTCGGCGCCGAGGTGCACACCGCGCACCTGGACGTCACCGACCGGGCGGCCGTCGAGGCGTACGCGAGCACGGTCGCCGCCCACTACGGCGTGGTCCACCAGGTCTACAACAACGCCGGGATCAGCGGCGGCGGCCGTACCATCCTGGACAGCGACTGGGCCGCGATCGACCAGACCCTGGCGGTCAACCTGTTCGGCGTCATCCACGGCACCAAGGCGTTCCTGCCGCACCTGATCGCCTCCGGCGACGGGCACGTCGTCAACATCTCCAGCCTCAACGGGATCATGGCGCAGCCGACGCTCGGCGCGTACTGCGCCAGCAAGTTCGGGGTGCGCGGGTTCACCGAGGTGCTCCGCACCGAGATGATCAATGGCGGTCATCCGGTCAAGGTCACCGTGGTGCACCCCGGTGGCGTCAAGACCGACATCGCGTCGGCGACGCTGCGAATGGCACAGACCGAGGGCTACGAGGTCTCCGCCACGGAGAAGAACCGCATGCGCGTCTACAACGAGAAACTGCTCAAGATGCCGGCGGACCAGGCCGCCCGGATCATCGCTGACGGCGTGCAGAAAGGCGCACCCCGGGTACGGGTCGGCAACGACGCGAAAATGGCCGACCGCCTGGTCCGATTCCTCCCCCGCTACTACCCCAAGTTCGTCGTCAACCTGGAACGCCGCCTGTTCGGAAAGGCCTAA
- a CDS encoding flavin-containing monooxygenase has translation MTTVEHLDVLIVGAGISGIGAGRYLKTELPGKSFAILEARGASGGTWDLFRYPGIRSDSDLHTFGYEFKPWRDEQAIADAPRILSYLRETITENGLDAHLRLHHKVLAASWSTERARWTVEVERGDTGERITLTCGWLFSASGYYRYDEGFTPEFAGRDDFGGQIVHPQHWPEDLDHAGKRVLVIGSGATAVTIVPAMAGQAAHVTMLQRTPTYILPVGRKDPIANALKKYLGPERGYAWTRRKNIAQQKAIWSFCQRYPKAARKVIRWVNTKQLPAGFPVDEHFNPPYDPWDQRLCAVPDGDLFKAIRRGQASVVTDRIARFTATGVLLESGKHLDADIVVTATGLNVQAFGGVPVTVDGRPVALPDTVSYKGMMLSGVPNFAYAIGYTNSSWTLKIGLLCEHFCRLLKHMEDRGYDICRPEVADPDMPTRPFLDFGAGYIQRVVGQLPRQGNRMPWLTSMNYQSDVKLLRADDVTDRELHFDRVSALTSGDSL, from the coding sequence GTGACCACCGTTGAGCACCTGGACGTGCTGATCGTCGGCGCCGGGATCTCCGGCATCGGCGCCGGGCGATACCTGAAGACCGAGCTGCCGGGCAAGTCCTTCGCCATCCTGGAGGCCCGCGGGGCGTCTGGCGGCACCTGGGACCTGTTCCGGTATCCCGGCATCCGCTCGGACTCCGACCTGCACACCTTCGGTTACGAGTTCAAGCCGTGGCGGGACGAGCAGGCGATCGCCGACGCGCCACGGATCCTCTCCTACCTGCGCGAGACGATCACCGAGAACGGGCTCGACGCGCACCTGCGCCTGCACCACAAGGTGCTGGCCGCCTCCTGGTCGACCGAGCGGGCGCGCTGGACCGTCGAGGTGGAGCGCGGCGACACCGGCGAGCGGATCACGCTGACCTGCGGCTGGCTCTTCTCGGCCAGCGGCTATTACCGGTACGACGAGGGGTTCACCCCCGAGTTCGCCGGACGGGACGACTTCGGCGGCCAGATCGTGCACCCGCAGCACTGGCCCGAGGACCTCGATCACGCCGGCAAGCGGGTCCTGGTGATCGGCAGCGGCGCCACCGCGGTCACCATCGTCCCGGCGATGGCCGGGCAGGCCGCGCACGTCACCATGCTCCAGCGCACCCCGACGTACATCCTGCCGGTGGGCCGGAAGGATCCGATCGCCAACGCCCTCAAGAAGTACCTCGGGCCGGAACGCGGTTACGCCTGGACCCGTCGCAAGAACATCGCGCAGCAGAAGGCGATCTGGTCCTTCTGCCAGCGTTATCCGAAGGCGGCCCGCAAGGTGATCCGCTGGGTCAACACCAAGCAGCTGCCGGCCGGTTTCCCGGTGGACGAACACTTCAACCCTCCTTACGACCCGTGGGACCAGCGGCTGTGCGCGGTCCCGGACGGCGACCTGTTCAAGGCGATCCGCCGCGGGCAGGCCTCGGTGGTCACCGATCGGATCGCTCGTTTCACCGCGACCGGCGTGCTGCTGGAATCGGGCAAGCACCTGGACGCGGACATCGTGGTGACCGCCACCGGCCTGAACGTGCAGGCGTTCGGCGGGGTCCCGGTCACGGTCGACGGTCGGCCGGTGGCGCTCCCCGACACCGTCTCCTACAAGGGGATGATGCTGTCCGGGGTGCCGAACTTCGCGTACGCCATCGGGTACACCAACTCGTCCTGGACATTGAAGATCGGCCTCCTCTGCGAGCACTTCTGCCGGTTGCTGAAGCACATGGAAGACCGGGGGTACGACATCTGCCGCCCGGAGGTGGCCGACCCGGACATGCCGACCCGCCCGTTCCTGGATTTCGGCGCCGGGTACATCCAGCGCGTAGTCGGCCAGCTGCCCCGCCAGGGAAACCGGATGCCGTGGCTGACCTCGATGAACTACCAGTCCGACGTGAAGCTGCTCCGGGCCGACGATGTCACCGACCGTGAGCTTCACTTCGACCGTGTGTCCGCCCTCACATCGGGAGATTCGCTGTGA
- a CDS encoding PucR family transcriptional regulator: protein MVQSAAWPEISPRVAELFRQGAEAALEPPVDWIEGLHRASLSGERMRPVAEDPVLVAAVRRANVANLRQWIAANVRNPGARVPANLGPEVLDTARDLVRRGLDQRALDSYRTGQSVAWRQWMEICFTLPADPDDLRALLDISSLSISTYIEDTIAAVSARMEAERAELTRGAHAERRATVSLLLEGAPISRTRAEAQLGYRLTGSHTAAIVWTTATSAPDRLEAAAEALMRSSGAAHRLTIVAGAAALWLWLPVGAVIAPEGDDPEVRVAIGRPGADVAGFRRSHLDAVATQRMLMRLTSPQRVARYSEIQLVALLTAEPAQTDEFLADTLGDLRHADAETRETVATYLREQCSMSRTAERLFTHRNTVLRRLARADKLLPQPLADNVLAVGAALEVLRWRG from the coding sequence ATGGTGCAGAGTGCCGCATGGCCCGAGATCTCGCCCCGCGTGGCCGAGCTGTTCCGGCAGGGCGCCGAGGCCGCCCTGGAGCCGCCGGTCGACTGGATCGAGGGGTTGCATCGGGCGTCGCTCAGCGGCGAGCGGATGCGCCCGGTGGCCGAGGACCCGGTGCTGGTCGCGGCGGTGCGGCGGGCCAATGTCGCGAACCTGCGGCAGTGGATCGCGGCCAACGTACGCAACCCCGGCGCCCGGGTGCCGGCCAACCTCGGGCCGGAGGTGCTGGACACCGCCCGCGACCTGGTGCGCCGGGGGCTGGACCAGCGGGCGCTGGACTCGTACCGGACCGGGCAGAGCGTGGCCTGGCGGCAGTGGATGGAGATCTGCTTCACGCTGCCCGCCGACCCGGACGACCTGCGGGCGCTGCTGGACATCTCCAGCCTGTCGATCTCCACGTACATCGAGGACACCATCGCGGCGGTGTCCGCCCGGATGGAGGCCGAGCGGGCCGAGCTGACCCGCGGGGCGCATGCCGAGCGGCGTGCCACGGTGAGCCTGCTGCTGGAGGGCGCACCGATCAGCCGGACCCGGGCCGAGGCGCAGCTGGGTTACCGGCTGACCGGCTCGCACACCGCCGCGATCGTCTGGACGACCGCGACGTCGGCCCCGGACCGGCTGGAGGCGGCGGCCGAGGCGCTGATGCGCTCCAGCGGCGCGGCGCACCGGCTGACGATCGTGGCGGGCGCGGCAGCGCTGTGGCTGTGGCTGCCGGTCGGCGCCGTGATCGCCCCCGAGGGGGACGATCCGGAGGTACGGGTGGCGATCGGCCGACCGGGCGCGGACGTCGCCGGGTTCCGCCGCAGCCACCTCGACGCGGTCGCCACCCAGCGGATGCTGATGCGGCTGACCTCGCCGCAACGGGTGGCGCGATACTCCGAGATCCAGCTGGTGGCGCTCCTCACCGCCGAGCCGGCGCAGACCGACGAGTTCCTCGCCGACACCCTCGGCGACCTGCGCCATGCCGACGCGGAGACCCGCGAGACGGTCGCGACCTATCTGCGCGAGCAGTGCAGCATGAGCCGGACGGCCGAGCGCCTGTTCACCCACCGCAACACGGTGCTGCGCCGCCTCGCCCGTGCCGACAAGCTGCTCCCGCAGCCCCTCGCCGACAACGTCCTCGCGGTCGGCGCGGCCCTCGAAGTGCTGCGCTGGCGCGGCTGA
- the infA gene encoding translation initiation factor IF-1 produces MTKANGGIQMEGTVVECLRNAHFRVDLQNGHQVLAHISGKIRKNYIKILPFDRVLVEVSPYDLSRGRILYRYRN; encoded by the coding sequence ATGACCAAGGCGAACGGCGGCATCCAGATGGAGGGCACCGTGGTCGAGTGCCTGCGTAACGCCCATTTCCGGGTGGACCTGCAGAACGGGCATCAGGTGCTGGCCCACATCAGCGGGAAGATCCGGAAGAACTACATCAAGATCCTCCCGTTCGACCGGGTCCTGGTGGAGGTCAGCCCGTATGACCTGAGCCGGGGACGGATCCTTTACCGGTACCGGAACTAG